One Sphingomonas sp. SUN039 genomic window carries:
- a CDS encoding calcium-binding protein, with translation MTDITGTGGADKLQGSTGDDIIHGLAGDDIVAGDFGNDDIFGDEGDDTLDGDRGTDRLYGGAGNDTLYSRGIDNSGTPDFMYGEDGDDSLIASGASSVTMDGGVGNDRFIISSSGSTTALGGDGIDQFAFYTRATASGGAGQDVFRIGDLLNGGIVTITDFAVGDAGDSLDVTAILQSRTGWNATANPVATNHLRIVQNGANTDFYWTAAGTGTGTRFAILQNVTASSLTAYNIGFPLGGGALTGQTIDGNTGADTLTGAAGPDVIHGLDGSDTLNGGGGNDMLYGDGDGDVLDGGSGNDDLFGGSGNDTLLYRTGGNDRLYGEDGDDMLIAESDLLFPATVKTVLLDGGIGNDYFVIRQSATSVTALGGADADIFDVRSNATLTGGSGQDVFRFGDIGTSSAITITDFVTGDAGDRLEVEALLRARTDWDGVTNPFASGHIWVIRHGNDALLQYDPTGSVDGSDYEPIAILQNVDPAALTAYNLGGFIRSGPPDPTVSLGYAASLGENAGAVTLNLNFLYASRVTTTATFALNPATTAVLTTDFTANLALRNFSFYFLPVGLQVTTLLNLATVDDLVDRGIRTIAIDVTVAGQVFANGSDTDTIVISLTDNDGTAGDDVIVLAPGSNRVGGSGGNDYIRADRSANTGTYLDGGAGNDTLVYGATMYGRTGNDTYLAGGFIFESVGEGYDTVFAENNTTLQAGQEIEELAANAPASTLALNLTGNEFANLIVGNAGVNLISGGTGGGDRMYGLGGDDTYVVDHATDQVFESVGEGYDVVFALASHSLRAGAEVEEMVANYPTLPGRLDLTGNEYANALFGNAGVNVLNGGSGGGDRLYGYAGNDFYLVDDQSDLVFENAAGGYDTVYTLSSYRLAAGQSIEELTANLPSSTASLDLTGNEFANALYGNAGANRLAGGDGSDTLTGYAGADLFVFDTTLGNGGVDRIVDFDVGTDKIALDDAMFGGMTSLSASAFVTGSAAADADDRIIYDSVTGALYFDPDGNGAASAVQFATLGTGLALTAADFVII, from the coding sequence ATGACGGACATTACGGGCACCGGCGGTGCCGACAAGCTTCAGGGTTCGACCGGCGACGACATTATCCATGGCCTCGCCGGTGACGACATTGTCGCCGGGGATTTCGGCAATGACGACATTTTCGGCGATGAGGGCGACGACACGCTGGATGGCGATCGGGGCACCGACCGGCTGTATGGCGGTGCCGGTAACGACACGCTCTACTCGCGCGGTATCGACAACAGCGGCACGCCGGATTTCATGTATGGCGAGGATGGCGACGATAGCCTGATCGCCAGCGGCGCCTCGTCGGTGACGATGGACGGCGGCGTCGGCAACGATCGCTTTATCATCAGCAGCAGCGGAAGTACGACGGCGCTCGGTGGCGACGGCATCGATCAGTTCGCCTTTTACACCCGCGCAACCGCCAGCGGCGGTGCGGGTCAGGACGTATTCCGGATCGGCGACCTCCTCAACGGCGGTATCGTCACGATCACCGATTTCGCCGTTGGTGACGCGGGCGACAGTCTCGATGTGACCGCAATTCTGCAGTCGCGTACCGGCTGGAACGCAACCGCCAATCCCGTCGCGACCAATCACCTCAGGATCGTTCAGAACGGGGCCAATACCGATTTCTACTGGACGGCCGCCGGTACGGGGACGGGCACGCGATTTGCGATTCTGCAGAACGTCACCGCGTCATCGCTGACTGCTTACAACATCGGCTTTCCGCTCGGCGGTGGCGCGCTCACTGGCCAGACGATCGATGGCAACACCGGTGCCGACACGCTGACGGGCGCCGCAGGTCCGGACGTGATTCACGGACTCGACGGTTCCGACACGCTGAACGGCGGTGGCGGCAATGACATGCTCTATGGCGACGGTGACGGCGATGTGCTCGACGGCGGCAGCGGCAATGACGATCTCTTCGGCGGTTCGGGCAACGATACGCTGCTGTATCGCACCGGCGGCAATGACCGGCTTTACGGCGAGGATGGCGATGACATGCTCATCGCGGAAAGCGACTTGCTGTTTCCCGCCACAGTCAAGACGGTGCTGCTCGACGGCGGCATCGGCAACGACTATTTTGTCATTCGCCAATCCGCCACCTCGGTAACCGCGCTGGGCGGAGCCGATGCGGACATTTTCGATGTGCGGTCGAATGCAACGCTCACCGGCGGCAGCGGTCAGGATGTTTTTCGGTTCGGCGATATCGGCACGAGTTCGGCGATCACGATTACCGACTTCGTGACCGGCGATGCCGGGGACCGGCTGGAGGTTGAGGCCCTGTTGCGCGCCCGAACCGACTGGGATGGCGTAACCAATCCGTTCGCATCAGGCCATATCTGGGTCATCCGCCACGGCAATGACGCACTGCTGCAATATGACCCGACCGGCTCGGTCGATGGCAGTGATTACGAACCGATAGCGATTTTGCAGAATGTCGATCCCGCCGCTCTGACAGCATATAATCTGGGCGGGTTCATCCGCTCCGGTCCGCCCGACCCGACAGTCTCGCTCGGCTATGCCGCCTCGCTCGGCGAAAATGCAGGTGCCGTCACCCTCAACCTCAATTTCCTCTACGCATCGCGCGTGACCACCACCGCCACCTTTGCGCTCAACCCCGCGACCACGGCGGTTTTGACAACCGATTTCACGGCGAACCTCGCGCTGCGCAATTTCAGTTTTTACTTTCTGCCGGTCGGACTGCAGGTCACGACGCTGCTCAACCTCGCCACTGTCGACGATCTCGTCGATCGCGGCATCAGGACCATCGCGATCGACGTGACGGTCGCAGGGCAAGTGTTTGCCAATGGCAGCGACACCGACACGATCGTCATTTCGCTGACCGATAACGACGGCACGGCCGGCGACGACGTGATTGTGCTGGCGCCGGGCAGCAACCGCGTCGGCGGATCGGGGGGCAACGACTATATACGGGCCGATCGCAGCGCCAACACCGGCACCTACCTCGACGGTGGCGCAGGCAATGACACGCTCGTCTACGGGGCCACGATGTACGGGCGCACAGGCAATGACACTTATCTGGCGGGCGGGTTCATTTTCGAGAGTGTCGGCGAGGGCTACGACACGGTCTTCGCGGAAAACAACACCACATTGCAGGCCGGCCAGGAGATCGAGGAACTCGCCGCAAACGCGCCCGCATCGACGCTCGCGCTAAACCTGACCGGGAACGAGTTCGCCAACCTGATCGTCGGCAACGCGGGCGTCAATCTGATCAGTGGCGGCACCGGTGGCGGCGACCGCATGTACGGCCTTGGTGGCGACGACACTTATGTCGTCGATCATGCCACCGATCAAGTTTTTGAAAGCGTCGGCGAGGGCTATGATGTCGTTTTCGCGCTGGCGAGCCACAGCTTGCGGGCTGGTGCTGAAGTGGAGGAGATGGTCGCGAACTACCCCACACTTCCGGGCCGCCTCGACCTCACGGGCAACGAATATGCCAATGCCTTGTTCGGCAATGCGGGGGTCAACGTTCTGAACGGCGGCAGCGGCGGCGGCGACCGTCTCTACGGCTATGCCGGGAACGACTTTTACCTTGTCGATGATCAGAGCGATCTGGTGTTCGAGAATGCCGCCGGTGGCTATGACACCGTTTACACGCTTTCGAGCTACCGATTGGCCGCCGGGCAGTCGATCGAGGAATTGACTGCCAACCTCCCCTCTTCGACCGCAAGCCTCGATCTGACCGGCAACGAATTCGCCAATGCCCTTTATGGCAATGCGGGCGCGAACCGGCTCGCGGGAGGCGACGGGTCCGACACGCTCACCGGCTATGCTGGTGCGGATCTGTTCGTATTCGACACGACTCTCGGCAATGGCGGCGTCGATCGGATCGTCGATTTCGACGTCGGGACCGACAAGATCGCGCTCGATGACGCCATGTTCGGCGGCATGACCAGCCTGTCCGCTTCAGCCTTCGTCACGGGCAGCGCCGCTGCCGACGCTGACGACCGGATCATCTATGATAGCGTCACTGGCGCCTTATACTTCGATCCGGACGGCAATGGCGCCGCCTCAGCGGTCCAGTTCGCGACACTCGGTACCGGCCTTGCGCTCACCGCAGCCGACTTTGTGATTATTTGA
- the radA gene encoding DNA repair protein RadA: MAKPQKRFVCQACGSVASKWAGQCDDCLEWNTLVEDAGAVVTPFSARHNLQHGGRAVALVALDSETKLPDRMPSGIAEFDRALGGGFVAGSATLMSGDPGIGKSTLLLQAAAKLALAGKRVVYVSGEEAADQVRLRAQRLGLGHAPVGLASATSVRDILATFPAAPDLLVIDSIQTMHSDLIEGAAGTVSQVRASAGELIRFAKERGSAVVLVGHVTKDGSIAGPRVLEHMVDTVLSFEGERSHQYRILRAIKNRFGGTDEIGVFAMGEGGLGEVGNPSSLFLTTRGEAVTGTAVFPALEGTRPVLVEVQALTVRLASGATPRRAVVGWDSGRLAMILAVLEARCGLSLSSAEVYLNIAGGYRLTDPAADLAVAAALVSAFSERPIPADVVAFGEVALSGEVRPVAHGGLRLKESAKLGFERAWVPGGVKGEGIATSGFKSLGALVDHVLGRG; the protein is encoded by the coding sequence ATGGCGAAGCCCCAAAAGCGATTTGTCTGCCAAGCCTGCGGGTCGGTCGCGTCCAAATGGGCGGGGCAGTGCGATGACTGTCTTGAGTGGAACACGCTCGTCGAGGATGCGGGCGCGGTCGTGACGCCGTTTTCGGCGCGGCATAATCTGCAGCACGGCGGGCGCGCGGTGGCGCTGGTAGCGCTCGACAGCGAGACGAAGCTGCCCGACCGGATGCCATCGGGGATCGCCGAATTCGACCGGGCGCTGGGCGGCGGCTTTGTCGCCGGGTCGGCGACGTTGATGAGCGGCGATCCGGGAATCGGGAAGTCGACGCTCTTGTTGCAGGCGGCGGCGAAGCTTGCGCTGGCGGGCAAGCGCGTCGTTTATGTCTCGGGCGAGGAAGCGGCCGATCAGGTGCGGTTGCGCGCGCAGCGGCTCGGTCTCGGCCATGCGCCCGTCGGGTTGGCGAGTGCGACGTCGGTGCGCGATATTCTCGCCACCTTTCCGGCGGCGCCCGATCTGCTGGTGATCGATTCGATTCAGACGATGCACTCGGACTTGATCGAGGGCGCGGCGGGGACGGTCAGCCAAGTGCGCGCGTCGGCAGGCGAACTGATCCGTTTTGCCAAGGAACGCGGGTCGGCCGTTGTGTTGGTCGGACATGTAACCAAGGACGGCAGCATCGCCGGGCCACGTGTGCTCGAACATATGGTCGACACCGTGCTCAGCTTCGAGGGCGAGCGGTCGCACCAATACCGCATCCTGCGCGCGATCAAGAACCGCTTCGGCGGCACCGATGAAATCGGCGTATTCGCGATGGGCGAGGGCGGGCTGGGCGAAGTCGGCAATCCGTCCTCGCTGTTCCTGACGACGCGCGGCGAGGCGGTGACGGGGACGGCGGTATTCCCGGCGCTGGAGGGGACGCGGCCCGTGCTGGTCGAAGTGCAGGCGCTGACGGTCCGGCTGGCATCGGGCGCAACGCCGCGCCGCGCGGTCGTCGGCTGGGATTCGGGGCGGCTGGCGATGATCCTTGCGGTGCTGGAGGCGCGGTGCGGGTTGTCGCTGTCGTCGGCGGAAGTCTATCTCAACATCGCAGGCGGCTATCGGCTGACCGATCCGGCTGCCGATCTCGCCGTCGCCGCTGCGCTGGTCAGCGCATTTTCGGAGCGGCCGATCCCCGCCGACGTCGTCGCGTTCGGCGAAGTCGCGCTGTCGGGCGAAGTCCGCCCCGTGGCGCACGGCGGGTTACGATTGAAGGAATCGGCCAAGCTCGGCTTCGAGCGCGCCTGGGTGCCCGGTGGCGTGAAGGGAGAGGGGATCGCGACGAGCGGGTTCAAATCGCTCGGCGCGCTGGTCGATCATGTGCTGGGCAGGGGATAG
- a CDS encoding acyl carrier protein: protein MSETADRVKKIVVEHLGVDADKVTEESSFIDDLGADSLDIVELVMAFEEEFGVEIPDDAAEKISTVKDAISFIDSNKG from the coding sequence ATGAGCGAGACCGCCGACCGGGTGAAGAAGATCGTCGTCGAGCACCTCGGCGTCGACGCGGACAAGGTGACCGAAGAGTCGAGCTTCATCGACGATCTGGGCGCGGACAGCCTCGACATCGTCGAGCTGGTCATGGCGTTCGAGGAAGAATTCGGCGTCGAGATTCCCGACGATGCGGCGGAAAAGATTTCGACCGTCAAGGACGCGATCAGCTTCATCGATTCGAATAAGGGCTGA
- the fabF gene encoding beta-ketoacyl-ACP synthase II, with protein MRRVVVTGLGLVTPLGGDVETSWANILASKSGAARITKFDPSDQKCTIACEVKPADHPWGFDPGKRVDHKIQRQVDPFIIYGIDAAGQALEDAGLTEMDEATRLRAGCSIGSGIGGLPGIESESLLLAEKGPGRVSPHFVHGRLINLISGQVSIKYGLMGPNHAVVTACSTGAHSIGDAARMIRDDDADIMLAGGAEATVCPIGIAGFAQARALNTSFNDRPEAASRPYDKDRDGFVMGEGAGVVVLEEYEHAVARGAKIYAEVVGYGLSGDAYHVTAPHPEGSGAYRSMEMALKKAGMTPSDIDYINAHGTSTMADTIELGAVKRLFGDAISTVSMSSTKSAIGHLLGGAGAVEAIFCILAIRDQIVPPTLNLDNPDEGTEGVDLVPHVAKKRPVKAVLNNSFGFGGTNASLVMRAV; from the coding sequence ATGCGTCGTGTCGTCGTAACAGGTCTGGGGCTCGTCACGCCGCTGGGAGGCGATGTCGAGACGAGCTGGGCCAACATCCTGGCGTCGAAATCGGGCGCGGCGCGGATTACCAAGTTCGACCCGTCGGACCAGAAATGCACGATCGCGTGCGAGGTGAAGCCTGCCGACCACCCCTGGGGTTTCGACCCCGGCAAGCGTGTCGACCACAAGATCCAGCGCCAGGTCGATCCGTTCATCATCTATGGTATCGATGCCGCCGGACAGGCGCTCGAGGATGCCGGGCTGACCGAAATGGACGAGGCGACGCGGCTGCGCGCGGGGTGTTCGATCGGCTCGGGCATCGGCGGACTGCCGGGGATCGAGAGCGAAAGCCTGTTGCTGGCCGAAAAGGGACCGGGCCGCGTGTCCCCCCATTTCGTGCACGGGCGGCTGATCAACCTGATCTCCGGACAGGTCAGCATCAAATACGGCCTGATGGGACCGAACCATGCGGTTGTCACGGCCTGTTCGACCGGCGCGCATTCGATCGGCGATGCGGCGCGAATGATCCGCGACGACGACGCCGACATCATGCTGGCGGGCGGCGCGGAGGCGACCGTATGCCCGATCGGCATCGCCGGTTTCGCCCAGGCGCGGGCACTCAACACCAGCTTCAACGACCGTCCCGAGGCGGCCAGCCGCCCGTATGACAAGGACCGCGACGGCTTTGTCATGGGCGAGGGCGCGGGCGTCGTGGTGCTGGAGGAATATGAGCACGCCGTGGCGCGCGGTGCAAAAATCTATGCCGAAGTCGTCGGTTACGGCCTGTCGGGCGATGCCTATCATGTGACCGCTCCGCATCCGGAGGGGTCGGGTGCCTATCGTTCGATGGAAATGGCGCTGAAGAAGGCGGGCATGACCCCGTCGGACATCGACTATATCAACGCGCACGGTACCTCGACGATGGCCGACACGATCGAACTGGGCGCGGTCAAGCGGCTGTTCGGCGACGCGATCTCGACGGTGTCGATGAGCTCGACCAAATCCGCCATCGGGCATCTGCTGGGCGGGGCCGGAGCGGTCGAGGCGATCTTCTGCATTCTGGCAATCCGCGACCAGATTGTGCCGCCGACGCTCAATCTCGACAATCCCGATGAGGGGACGGAAGGCGTCGATCTGGTGCCGCACGTCGCGAAGAAGCGGCCGGTGAAGGCGGTGCTGAACAACAGCTTCGGGTTTGGGGGCACGAATGCCAGTCTGGTGATGCGGGCGGTCTAG
- a CDS encoding SIMPL domain-containing protein, with protein MPFALGAAVGSDAPSAFTTLSVQGTAYGTKDTEFVTISASNANFARSAGPALRENAKVLDRLRQAIKTFGVADDDFRTSSFEFSEGRDPDDEDGSDRAKGFLVNQSLAVVVRDVGRTGDVIEKLVDAGAKNIRVNRGWGYAAAPVGPELSALRTAAVRDAQAKAEDYAKALGLKIRRAVMVRDGSAYTTDGPAPAAVARADVAMTRIDSPKSTLVYNVGVEFELGR; from the coding sequence ATGCCATTTGCACTTGGAGCGGCAGTCGGAAGCGATGCGCCGTCGGCGTTCACGACCCTATCGGTGCAAGGCACCGCCTATGGCACGAAGGATACCGAGTTCGTCACGATCAGCGCGTCGAATGCCAATTTCGCGCGCAGTGCCGGACCGGCTCTCCGCGAGAATGCAAAGGTTCTCGACCGGTTGCGGCAAGCCATCAAGACGTTCGGCGTCGCTGATGACGACTTCCGCACCTCGTCTTTCGAATTCAGCGAAGGCCGCGATCCCGATGACGAGGACGGCAGCGACCGGGCAAAAGGGTTTCTCGTCAATCAGTCGCTGGCCGTCGTCGTTCGCGATGTGGGGCGAACCGGCGACGTTATTGAAAAGCTCGTCGATGCCGGTGCGAAGAACATCCGGGTCAATCGCGGCTGGGGCTATGCCGCAGCGCCGGTCGGACCCGAGCTCAGTGCATTGCGTACGGCGGCAGTCCGAGACGCACAGGCCAAAGCCGAGGACTACGCGAAGGCGCTCGGCTTGAAGATCCGCCGCGCGGTCATGGTACGCGACGGGTCAGCCTATACGACCGACGGCCCGGCTCCCGCCGCAGTGGCGCGCGCCGATGTCGCGATGACCCGTATCGATTCACCGAAATCGACACTCGTCTACAATGTCGGCGTCGAATTCGAACTCGGTCGCTGA
- the mltG gene encoding endolytic transglycosylase MltG, with the protein MRRILLLVAVVALVVFAVSRCTGGRAPRDVEVVIPQGSSLTAAATALEKAGAVDSADAFLTNAKIFGSGDPIKPGEYKIKRGMDASAILALLQSGKVLQRFVVIPEGLPSILVYERLYATPLLTGEIAMPPEGSVLPDNYAYVRGESRKGVLARMQKAMQTALANAWAARKPSTAVTTPEAAIILASIIEKETARASERRLVAAVYSNRLKRGMPLQADPTTIYPVTKGKALGRRILRSELDSDNPYNTYRHNGLPPGPIANPGKAAIQAALDPAPSNALYFVAQGDGSSAFADTLEQHNANVQKWYAHRRAKGEM; encoded by the coding sequence ATGCGTCGCATTCTTCTTCTGGTCGCCGTGGTCGCGCTCGTCGTTTTCGCCGTCAGCCGCTGCACCGGCGGGCGCGCCCCGCGCGACGTCGAGGTCGTGATCCCGCAAGGTTCGAGCCTCACCGCTGCTGCGACTGCGCTTGAAAAGGCAGGGGCTGTCGACAGCGCCGACGCGTTCCTGACCAATGCCAAAATCTTCGGCTCGGGCGATCCGATCAAGCCGGGCGAGTACAAGATCAAGCGCGGCATGGATGCGTCCGCCATCCTGGCGCTGTTGCAATCGGGTAAGGTGTTGCAGCGCTTCGTCGTCATCCCCGAAGGACTGCCCTCGATCCTCGTTTACGAGCGGCTCTATGCGACGCCGCTGCTGACAGGCGAGATTGCGATGCCGCCGGAGGGATCGGTGCTGCCCGACAACTACGCCTATGTCCGGGGCGAAAGCCGCAAGGGGGTGCTCGCGCGGATGCAGAAGGCCATGCAGACCGCGCTGGCGAACGCGTGGGCTGCGCGCAAGCCGTCAACGGCAGTGACGACGCCCGAAGCAGCGATCATCCTGGCGTCGATCATCGAGAAAGAAACGGCGCGGGCCAGTGAGCGGCGGCTGGTCGCGGCGGTGTACAGCAACCGCTTGAAGCGCGGAATGCCGCTGCAGGCCGACCCGACGACGATCTATCCGGTGACCAAAGGCAAGGCGCTCGGGCGGCGGATTTTGCGGTCCGAACTCGACAGCGACAATCCCTATAACACCTATCGCCACAACGGCTTGCCACCCGGACCGATTGCCAATCCCGGCAAGGCCGCCATTCAGGCCGCGCTCGACCCCGCGCCCTCGAACGCGTTGTATTTCGTGGCGCAGGGCGACGGCAGCAGCGCGTTTGCCGACACGCTGGAACAGCACAACGCCAATGTGCAGAAATGGTATGCCCACCGGCGGGCAAAAGGCGAGATGTAG
- a CDS encoding peroxiredoxin yields the protein MHVGREVPNVTLKTRVRDESVEGPNPFRWQDVATHDIFAGKRIVIFGLPGAFTPTCSSKQLPGFEGNYETYKTLGVDDTYCVSVNDAFVMYQWGQHQGLKNVKLLPDGNGDFTRRLGMLIDKRHLGFGLRSWRYAAVIDNGRIAAWFEEPGINDAGTDTDPYEQSTPENVLAWLEANPKPDFSAVEDQKLAA from the coding sequence ATGCACGTCGGTCGTGAAGTTCCCAATGTCACCCTGAAAACCCGTGTCCGCGACGAGAGCGTGGAGGGGCCGAACCCGTTCCGCTGGCAGGATGTTGCGACGCACGACATTTTCGCGGGCAAGCGGATCGTGATTTTCGGGCTTCCCGGCGCGTTCACGCCGACCTGCTCGTCGAAACAGCTGCCCGGCTTCGAAGGAAATTACGAAACCTACAAGACGCTCGGCGTCGACGACACCTATTGCGTGTCGGTCAACGATGCGTTCGTCATGTACCAATGGGGTCAGCATCAAGGCCTGAAGAACGTCAAGCTGCTGCCCGACGGCAACGGCGATTTCACGCGGCGGCTGGGCATGTTGATCGACAAACGGCATCTGGGTTTCGGGCTGCGTTCGTGGCGCTATGCGGCGGTGATCGACAATGGCCGGATTGCGGCCTGGTTCGAGGAACCGGGCATCAATGACGCCGGGACCGACACCGATCCCTATGAGCAGTCGACGCCTGAAAATGTGCTGGCGTGGCTCGAGGCGAATCCGAAGCCGGACTTTTCGGCGGTCGAGGATCAAAAACTCGCTGCCTAA
- the argC gene encoding N-acetyl-gamma-glutamyl-phosphate reductase, whose amino-acid sequence MTRVFIDGAAGTTGLEIESRLTGRPEFDLVRLDDAHRKDAGARRDALNAADVVILCLPDDAAREAVALIDNPATRVIDASTAHRTAKGWTFGFPELVGRDIVAQAKRVSNPGCYSTGFIALVAPLVRASLIGGGARLSCYAVSGYSGGGKAMIAEFESGAAPTAWRTYALSLAHKHVPEMLRHSGLTHAPLFAPSVAATHRGMIVDIPLFGVDAAKARDTLSWFYEGSKIVRVREFDEANLTIEHMAGRDGLELFVFGNAEGTQCRLVAALDNLGKGASGAAVQSLNLMAGLPEETGLRV is encoded by the coding sequence ATGACGCGCGTATTTATCGACGGCGCGGCGGGGACGACAGGGCTCGAGATCGAAAGCCGCCTGACCGGGCGGCCCGAGTTCGACCTTGTCCGGCTCGACGATGCCCATCGCAAGGATGCCGGTGCACGGCGCGACGCGCTGAACGCCGCCGATGTCGTCATTCTGTGCCTGCCCGACGATGCCGCGCGCGAGGCAGTGGCGCTGATCGACAATCCCGCGACGCGGGTGATCGACGCCTCGACCGCGCACCGCACCGCAAAAGGTTGGACCTTCGGCTTCCCCGAACTGGTCGGGCGCGACATTGTCGCACAGGCAAAGCGCGTCTCGAACCCCGGCTGTTATTCGACCGGATTTATCGCGCTGGTTGCCCCATTGGTCCGCGCCAGCCTGATCGGCGGCGGAGCACGGCTCAGCTGCTATGCGGTGTCGGGCTATTCGGGCGGCGGCAAGGCGATGATCGCCGAATTCGAAAGCGGTGCCGCCCCCACCGCGTGGCGCACCTATGCGCTGTCGCTCGCGCACAAGCACGTGCCCGAAATGCTGCGGCATTCCGGGCTGACCCATGCCCCGCTGTTCGCGCCTTCGGTTGCAGCAACGCATCGCGGGATGATCGTCGACATACCGCTGTTCGGCGTCGATGCAGCCAAGGCACGCGACACGTTGTCGTGGTTTTACGAGGGCTCGAAAATCGTCCGCGTGCGCGAGTTCGACGAAGCCAATTTGACCATCGAACATATGGCCGGTCGTGACGGGTTGGAATTGTTCGTCTTCGGCAATGCCGAGGGCACCCAATGCCGCCTCGTCGCCGCACTCGACAATCTCGGCAAAGGCGCGAGCGGTGCGGCCGTGCAGAGCCTCAACCTTATGGCAGGCCTGCCTGAAGAAACGGGCCTGCGGGTGTAA
- a CDS encoding SH3 domain-containing protein — protein MANSDDLSAETRDAAPQRRQFRLTGPSVALEPGRYAVRRDLAEIAVADRIFAQHYVEPVAVRLNTTAIVHSRPDIGSDAVATLASGDIFHLIDLGQIWAWGRGNAVGTIGYVVATALDLP, from the coding sequence TTGGCGAATTCGGACGACTTGTCGGCGGAGACCAGGGACGCCGCGCCGCAGCGTAGGCAGTTTCGCCTGACGGGGCCGTCGGTCGCACTCGAACCGGGCCGCTATGCGGTCCGTCGCGACCTCGCCGAAATCGCTGTCGCCGACCGCATCTTCGCCCAGCACTATGTCGAACCGGTGGCCGTGCGCCTCAACACGACGGCCATTGTCCACAGCCGCCCCGACATTGGCAGCGACGCTGTGGCAACGCTGGCATCCGGTGACATTTTCCATCTGATCGACCTCGGCCAAATCTGGGCCTGGGGTCGCGGCAACGCGGTCGGTACGATCGGCTATGTCGTCGCCACGGCGCTCGACCTGCCATGA
- a CDS encoding MarR family transcriptional regulator: MNTLLDYVRSGQPDLTNRQMALLMVVYETPGPHTVRGLARDLNVSKPVITRALNRLGALGYLARQRDEQDRRNVFVAKTQAGADFLGEFGRLVGGDQGRRAAA, encoded by the coding sequence ATGAACACCCTGCTGGATTACGTCCGGTCGGGACAGCCCGACCTGACCAACCGGCAGATGGCGCTGCTGATGGTCGTGTACGAAACCCCCGGCCCCCACACCGTGCGCGGACTCGCCCGCGATCTCAACGTCTCGAAACCGGTGATTACTCGCGCCTTGAACCGACTGGGTGCTCTCGGCTATCTGGCGCGCCAGCGCGACGAGCAGGACCGGCGAAATGTCTTCGTCGCGAAAACGCAGGCGGGGGCAGATTTTCTTGGCGAATTCGGACGACTTGTCGGCGGAGACCAGGGACGCCGCGCCGCAGCGTAG